The following proteins are encoded in a genomic region of Salvelinus namaycush isolate Seneca chromosome 12, SaNama_1.0, whole genome shotgun sequence:
- the LOC120056714 gene encoding protocadherin gamma-C5-like, which yields MGILGMKILHKRAFWLFFLLWNTIQAQIRYTIPEELKEGAVVGNIAEDLGLKASEIFVRKLRIASEAGKQYFSVDLRRGELVVNERIDRENLCGQSASCLLPLQVVIEEPLQLYRVEVEVQDINDNGPIFLSTERVLNVAESTTSGARFLLTSAKDPDVGSNSLSSYKLNKNDFFSLNVKTNKDGTKIPELLLQKALDREKQAVHHLVLTAIDGGNPARSGTTDVTVQVLDINDNAPIFEKSLYECSLLENSPKSTVVIIVKAGDTDEGANGAMQYTFAEQTPDFIHEMFSIDSESGQITVTGNLDYEESHTYEFNVRATDKGIPAMEGHCSIRVEILDVNDNAPEIVLTSSPNPVKEDASLGTVVALIGAKDLDSVENGKVSLSLIGEHPFKLKPSYADNYAILTDSELDRELFSEYKLTIVAFDSGSPPLTSKKEVIVRVLDVNDNPPVFSQPSYTVYVRENNAAGSIMCSVSASDPDIGENAKISYSILDSKVQDVSVSSYIYINSDNGSIYSMHSFDYEKLKVFQIQVQAKDRGSPSLSSNVTVHVFILDQNDNAPAVIYPSTVMGSVSHQKMPRSAKAGHLATKISAVDADSGHNAWISYRLVEATDSSLFSVNLYTGEVRTKRAVSEQDDSSQRLLIEIQDNGEPAQSATVTVNILLEDGLHEPISDFRQKTPEPSKRNSKITFYLIISLASVSVLSLLTFLILVVKCVRNSRSSSSCCIRRADSDGYKNPNRNLQLQLNTDGPIKYVEVLGGDMLSQSQSFRSCLSPVSEFSDFTLVKPSSTTDFKDMINVLDASLPDSAWTFESQQSCS from the coding sequence ATGGGGATTTTAGGGATGAAGATTCTGCATAAACGGGCGTTCTGGCTATTCTTTCTGCTATGGAATACAATACAGGCTCAGATCCGCTACACTATTCCAGAGGAATTGAAAGAAGGAGCTGTTGTTGGGAATATAGCAGAGGATCTTGGTTTGAAAGCGTCTGAGATTTTTGTGCGTAAACTAAGGATCGCCTCCGAGGCTGGTAAGCAATATTTCAGTGTGGATTTGAGGAGAGGCGAGTTGGTTGTCAACGAGAGGATCGACAGAGAGAATTTGTGCGGACAAAGCGCCAGTTGTCTATTACCACTGCAGGTTGTTATTGAGGAGCCGCTCCAGCTTTACCGCGTTGAGGTGGAAGTCCAGGATATTAATGATAATGGGCCAATCTTTTTGTCTACTGAACGTGTTCTTAATGTTGCAGAATCCACAACATCCGGAGCTCGGTTTCTACTTACCAGTGCGAAGGACCCTGACGTGGGATCCAATTCCCTCAGTTCatacaaattaaataaaaatgactTTTTTTCATTAAATGTTAAGACCAATAAAGATGGAACGAAAATACCAGAGTTACTTTTACAAAAAGCactagacagagagaaacaggccGTTCATCATCTTGTGCTGACAGCAATAGATGGTGGCAATCCGGCCCGATCAGGTACTACGGATGTCACTGTTCAAGTTTTAGATATCAATGACAATGCTCCAATCTTTGAGAAATCGCTTTATGAATGTTCTTTACTAGAGAATTCACCCAAAAGTACAGTGGTCATAATCGTCAAAGCCGGTGATACTGACGAGGGTGCTAACGGAGCGATGCAATACACGTTCGCTGAGCAAACGCCAGACTTCATACATGAAATGTTTTCCATTGACTCTGAGTCTGGACAGATCACTGTGACTGGCAATTTGGATTATGAAGAGAGTCACACTTATGAATTTAATGTACGcgctacagacaaaggaattcccGCTATGGAAGGCCACTGCTCTATTCGGGTAGAGATTTTAGACGTGAATGATAATGCACCTGAAATTGTCCTTACCTCGTCACCTAACCCAGTGAAAGAAGATGCTTCTTTAGGAACAGTTGTTGCTTTGATAGGTGCAAAAGATCTTGATTCGGTGGAAAATGGGAAGGTCAGTTTGAGTTTAATAGGCGAACATCCATTTAAATTGAAACCGTCGTATGCAGATAATTATGCTATACTAACAGACTCTGAACTCGACCGGGAGCTATTTTCTGAATATAAACTGACAATTGTCGCCTTTGATTCGGGTTCTCCTCCCCTCACTTCAAAAAAAGAGGTAATTGTAAGAGTTTTGGACGTTAATGACAACCCTCCAGTTTTTTCCCAGCCCTCTTACACTGTTTACGTCAGAGAGAACAATGCTGCTGGATCAATAATGTGTTCAGTGTCCGCTTCAGATCCAGATATAGGAGAGAATGCGAAGATATCTTATTCTATATTAGACTCTAAAGTACAAGACGTGTCTGTCTCCTCCTATATTTACATAAACTCAGATAACGGCAGCATCTACAGCATGCACTCGTTTGACTATGAGAAACTGAAGGTGTTTCAGATACAGGTCCAGGCAAAGGACCGCGGCTCTCCGTCTCTGAGCAGCAACGTCACGGTTCATGTTTTTATCCTGGACCAGAACGACAATGCTCCCGCTGTTATTTACCCATCCACTGTCATGGGCTCGGTCTCCCATCAGAAGATGCCCCGGTCCGCTAAAGCAGGCCACCTCGCCACTAAGATATCGGCAGTGGACGCAGACTCGGGTCATAACGCCTGGATTTCCTATAGGCTGGTGGAGGCCACAGACTCGTCTCTGTTCAGTGTAAATCTTTACACAGGGGAGGTGAGGACTAAACGCGCTGTTTCAGAGCAGGATGACTCCTCTCAGAGGCTGCTTATAGAGATACAGGACAATGGGGAACCGGCCCAGTCTGCCACAGTCACAGTCAACATACTGTTAGAGGACGGGCTCCACGAGCCCATCTCGGACTTCCGCCAGAAAACACCCGAGCCCAGCAAGAGAAACAGTAAAATCACCTTTTATTTGATCATCTCTCTGGCCTCAGTGTCCGTTTTGTCTTTGTTGACTTTTCTCATCTTAGTGGTGAAGTGCGTTAGAAACAGTAGGAGCAGCTCGAGTTGCTGTATCAGACGGGCTGACTCTGACGGATACAAGAATCCAAACAGAAACCTGCAGCTCCAGCTCAACACTGACGGCCCTATTAagtatgtggaggtcctgggaggGGACATGTTGTCTCAGAGCCAGTCCTTCAGGTCGTGTCTCTCTCCAGTGTCCGAGTTCAGTGATTTCACCCTCGTCAAGCCCAGCAGCACCACTGACTTTAAGGACATGATAAACGTGCTTGATGCATCATTACCTGACAGTGCATGGACTTTCGAGAGCCAACAG
- the LOC120056712 gene encoding protocadherin gamma-C5-like translates to MRIQMKIKVFLWRRLLLLFLLGNTIEAQTRYTIPEELSVGSVVGNIAMDLGLQVSEISDRKLRIASEGDKQYFSVDLGRGELIVSERIDRENLCGRNPNCLLPLEALIENPLQLYRVEIEIQDINDNSPVFQNNQNVLNIAESTIPGVRFRLESAQDPDVGSNSLRSYTLSKNEHFVLDIKTKKDGSKVPELVLEKVLDREKQSVQSLLLTAVDGGNPARSGTAEITIRVLDNNDNAPVFEESTYDIQVVENTLPGTVVVTVKAVDLDDGSNSEIVYSFGPHTSESLQDLITVEPQTGEIKVKGNIDYEKGNSFKFDVLATDKGTPPMQGVCSINVEVIDLNDNSPALILKSQPSPVREDTPIGTVVALISAKDIDSGDNGEVSLNIAPGLPFSLKPSISNNYALVSDSSFDREKKTEYTVEIIASDHGKPSLTSRKTITVRVLDVNDNSPVFSQPFYTVYVKENGIPGSLLISVSASDTDMGENAKISYSILDSKVQDVSVSSYIYINSDNGSIYSMHSFDYEKLKVFQIQVQAKDHGSPSLSSNVTVHVFILDQNDNAPAVIYPSTVMGSVSHQKMPRSAKAGHLTTKISAVDADSGHNAWISYRLVEATDSSLFSVNLYTGEVRTKRAVSEQDDSSQRLLIEIQDNGEPVQSATVTVNILLEDGLHEPISDFRQKTAEPSKRNSKITFYLIISLASVSVLSLLTFLILVVKCVRNSRSSSSCCIRRADSDGYKNPNRNLQLQLNTDGPIKYVEVLGGDMLSQSQSFRSCLSPVSEFSDFTLVKPSSTTDFQDMINVLDASLPDSAWTFESQQVSAATL, encoded by the coding sequence ATGCGGATTCAAATGAAGATAAAGGttttcctatggcggcggcttcTGCTTCTCTTCCTCCTGGGGAATACAATAGAAGCGCAGACGCGCTACACCATCCCGGAGGAGCTGAGTGTGGGATCCGTTGTTGGGAATATAGCAATGGATCTGGGTTTGCAAGTGTCTGAGATTTCCGATCGTAAACTGAGGATAGCCTCCGAGGGTGATAAGCAGTATTTCAGTGTGGATTTGGGAAGAGGCGAGCTCATTGTTAGTGAGAGAATAGACAGGGAGAATCTGTGTGGACGAAATCCCAATTGTCTGTTACCTTTGGAGGCTTTAATTGAAAACCCACTACAGCTGTATCGTGTTGAGATCGAAATTCAGGATATAAATGACAATTCCCCAGTTTTCCAAAACAAtcaaaatgttttaaatattGCGGAGTCTACAATTCCAGGTGTAAGATTTCGTTTAGAATCAGCACAAGACCCCGACGTTGGCTCCAATTCTTTACGCTCATATACACTTAGTAAAAATGAACATTTTGTGTTAGACATAAAAACAAAGAAGGATGGGTCAAAAGTCCCAGAATTGGTTTTAGAAAAAGTATTGGACAGAGAAAAACAGTCCGTACAGAGCCTGCTTTTGACGGCCGTAGATGGTGGAAATCCTGCTAGATCAGGTACAGCAGAAATTACTATTCGAGTTCTAGACAATAACGACAATGCACCTGTGTTTGAAGAAAGTACATATGACATTCAAGTGGTTGAAAACACATTACCAGGAACGGTCGTCGTCACTGTTAAAGCAGTCGATCTTGATGATGGGTCCAACAGTGAGATCGTTTACTCATTTGGACCACACACATCAGAGTCACTACAGGACCTTATAACTGTAGAACCGCAAACTGGTGAAATAAAGGTTAAGGGAAATATAGATTATGAAAAGGGAAATTCGTTTAAATTTGATGTTCTCGCAACAGACAAGGGCACCCCACCAATGCAGGGCGTATGTAGTATTAATGTAGAAGTTATTGATTTAAACGACAATTCCCCAGCTCTCATTTTAAAATCGCAGCCTAGCCCGGTGAGGGAAGACACGCCTATTGGAACGGTTGTTGCTTTGATAAGTGCTAAGGACATAGACTCTGGAGATAATGGTGAAGTAAGTCTGAATATAGCGCCAGGCTTACCTTTTTCATTAAAACCATCAATTTCTAATAACTACGCTTTGGTTAGTGATTCCAGTTTCGATCGGGAGAAAAAAACGGAGTATACTGTCGAAATTATAGCTTCTGACCACGGGAAACCGTCTCTTACCTCCAGAAAAACAATCACGGTTCGTGTTTTAGATGTCAATGACAACTCGCCAGTGTTTTCCCAGCCGTTCTATACTGTGTATGTTAAAGAAAATGGCATCCCGGGATCTTTACTGATCTCAGTGTCCGCCTCTGATACAGACATGGGTGAGAATGCGAAGATCTCCTATTCTATATTAGACTCTAAAGTACAAGACGTGTCTGTCTCGTCCTATATTTACATAAACTCAGATAACGGCAGCATCTACAGCATGCACTCGTTTGACTATGAGAAACTGAAGGTGTTTCAGATACAGGTCCAGGCAAAGGACCACGGCTCTCCGTCTCTGAGCAGCAACGTCACGGTTCATGTTTTTATCCTGGACCAGAACGACAATGCTCCCGCTGTTATTTACCCTTCCACTGTCATGGGCTCTGTCTCCCATCAGAAGATGCCCCGGTCCGCTAAAGCAGGCCACCTCACCACTAAGATATCGGCAGTGGACGCAGACTCGGGCCATAACGCCTGGATTTCCTATAGGCTGGTGGAGGCCACAGACTCGTCTCTGTTCAGTGTGAATCTTTACACAGGGGAGGTGAGGACTAAACGCGCTGTTTCAGAGCAGGATGACTCCTCTCAGAGGCTGCTTATAGAGATACAGGACAATGGGGAACCGGTCCAGTCCGCCACAGTCACAGTCAACATACTGTTAGAGGACGGGCTCCACGAGCCCATCTCGGACTTCCGCCAGAAAACAGCCGAGCCCAGCAAGAGAAACAGTAAAATCACCTTTTATTTGATCATCTCTCTGGCCTCCGTGTCCGTTTTGTCTTTGTTGACTTTTCTCATCTTAGTGGTGAAGTGCGTTAGAAACAGTAGGAGCAGCTCGAGTTGCTGTATCAGACGGGCTGACTCTGACGGATACAAGAATCCAAACAGAAACCTGCAGCTCCAGCTCAACACTGACGGCCCTATTAagtatgtggaggtcctgggaggGGACATGTTGTCTCAGAGCCAGTCCTTCAGGTCGTGTCTCTCTCCAGTGTCCGAGTTCAGTGATTTCACCCTCGTTAAGCCCAGCAGCACCACTGACTTTCAGGACATGATAAACGTGCTTGATGCATCTTTACCGGACAGCGCTTGGACGTTCGAGAGCCAACAGGTGAGCGCAGCTACTTTATGA
- the LOC120056713 gene encoding protocadherin gamma-C5-like has translation MRILMKIKVFLWRRLLLLFLLGNTIEAQTRYTIPEELSVGSVVGNIANDLGLNLSEISDRKLRIASEGGKQYFSVDLGKGELVVNERIDRESLCGGNANCLLPLEAIIENPLQLYRVEIEIQDINDNLPLFQSNRHVLNIAEHTLPGARFRLESAQDPDVGSNSLRTYTLSKNEHFVLDIKTNKDGSKVSELILEKVLDREKQSVHSLLLTAVDGGNPARSGTAEIIIRVQDINDNAPIFEESGYDIQVVENTQPGTIVVTVKAVDRDDGVNREIVYSFGPHTSESLQNLLTVDPQTGEIMVKGEIDYEERNSFKIDVLATDKGIPPMQGLCTINVEIMDLNDNSPEIILKSQPSPVSEDAPVGTVIALISAKDVDSGDNGNVKLNIAPGLPFKLKPSVSNNYALVTDTSLDREKNPEYTVEIKASDSGTPSLNSRKTINVRILDVNDNPPVFSQPSYTVYVRENNAAGSIMCSVSASDPDIGENAKISYSILDSKVQDVSVSSYIYINSDNGSIYSMHSFDYEKLKVFQIQVQAKDHGSPSLSSNVTVHVFILDQNDNAPAVIYPSAVMGSVYHQKMPRSAKAGHLATKISAVDADSGHNAWISYRLVEATDSSLFSVNLYTGEVRTKRAVSEQDDSSQRLLIEIQDNGEPVQSATVTVNILLEDGLHEPISDFRQKTAEPSKRNSKITFYLIISLASVSVLSSLTFLILVVKCVRNSRSSSSCCIRRADSDGYKNPNRNLQLQLNTDGPIKYVEVLGGDMLSQSQSFRSCLSPVSEFSDFTLVKPSSTTDFKDMINVLDASLPDSAWTFESQQVSTIPAQMSVMQIGYTLHSPP, from the exons ATGAGGATTCTAATGAAGATAAAGGttttcctatggcggcggcttcTGCTTCTCTTCCTCCTGGGGAATACAATAGAAGCGCAGACGCGCTACACCATCCCGGAGGAGCTGAGTGTGGGATCCGTTGTTGGGAATATAGCTAACGATCTGGGTTTGAATTTGTCTGAGATTTCCGATCGTAAACTTAGAATAGCTTCCGAGGGTGGTAAACAGTATTTCAGTGTGGATTTGGGAAAAGGCGAGCTCGTTGTTAATGAGAGGATAGACAGAGAAAGTCTTTGTGGAGGAAATGCCAATTGTCTGTTGCCTTTAGAGGCTATTATAGAAAACCCACTACAGCTGTATCGTGTTGAGATCGAAATTCAGGACATAAATGACAATTTACCACTTTTTCAAAGCAATAGACATGTTTTAAATATTGCGGAGCACACACTACCAGGCGCAAGATTTCGTTTAGAATCAGCACAGGACCCCGACGTTGGCTCCAATTCTTTACGCACATATACACTTAGTAAAAATGAACATTTTGTGCTAGATATTAAAACAAATAAAGATGGGTCAAAAGTATCCGAATTGATTTTAGAAAAGGTATTGGACAGAGAAAAACAGTCAGTACACAGCCTGCTTCTAACAGCCGTAGATGGTGGGAATCCTGCTAGATCGGGCACAGCAGAAATTATTATTCGGGTACAAGACATAAACGATAATGCACCCATCTTTGAGGAAAGTGGATATGATATCCAAGTGGTTGAAAATACACAACCAGGAACTATCGTTGTCACTGTAAAAGCAGTCGACCGTGATGATGGAGTCAATCGTGAGATCGTTTACTCATTTGGACCACACACCTCAGAGTCCCTACAGAACCTTTTAACTGTTGATCCCCAAACTGGCGAAATAATGGTTAAGGGAGAGATAGATTATGAAGAGAGAAATTCGTTTAAAATTGATGTTCTTGCCACAGACAAAGGCATTCCACCAATGCAAGGCCTATGTACTATTAATGTTGAAATTATGGATTTGAATGACAATTCCCCAGAGATCATTTTAAAGTCTCAGCCTAGTCCTGTTAGTGAAGACGCGCCTGTTGGAACAGTTATAGCTTTGATAAGTGCCAAGGACGTAGACTCTGGAGATAATGGCAACGTCAAATTGAATATAGCGCCAGGCTTACCATTTAAATTAAAACCATCTGTATCTAACAACTACGCGTTGGTTACGGACACCAGTTTGGatagagaaaaaaatccagagtACACTGTCGAAATTAAAGCTTCTGACTCCGGAACACCGTCTCTCAACTCTAGAAAAACAATTAATGTTCGTATTTTAGATGTTAATGACAACCCTCCAGTTTTCTCCCAACCTTCTTACACTGTTTACGTCAGAGAGAACAATGCTGCTGGATCAATAATGTGTTCAGTGTCCGCTTCAGATCCAGATATAGGTGAGAATGCGAAGATATCTTATTCTATATTAGACTCTAAAGTACAAGACGTGTCTGTCTCCTCCTATATTTACATAAACTCAGATAACGGCAGCATCTACAGCATGCACTCGTTTGACTATGAGAAACTGAAGGTGTTTCAGATACAGGTCCAGGCAAAGGACCACGGCTCTCCGTCTCTGAGCAGCAACGTCACGGTTCATGTTTTTATCCTGGACCAGAACGACAATGCTCCCGCTGTTATTTACCCATCCGCTGTCATGGGCTCTGTCTACCATCAGAAGATGCCCCGGTCCGCTAAAGCAGGCCACCTCGCCACCAAGATATCGGCAGTGGACGCAGACTCGGGCCATAACGCCTGGATTTCCTATAGGCTGGTGGAGGCCACAGACTCGTCTCTGTTCAGTGTGAATCTTTACACAGGGGAGGTGAGGACTAAACGCGCTGTTTCAGAGCAGGATGACTCCTCTCAGAGGCTGCTTATAGAGATACAGGACAATGGGGAACCGGTCCAGTCCGCCACAGTCACAGTCAACATACTGTTAGAGGACGGGCTCCACGAGCCCATCTCGGACTTCCGCCAGAAAACAGCAGAGCCCAGCAAGAGAAACAGTAAAATCACCTTTTATTTGATTATCTCTCTGGCCTCTGTGTCCGTTTTGTCTTCGTTGACTTTTCTCATCTTAGTGGTGAAGTGCGTTAGAAACAGTAGGAGCAGCTCGAGTTGCTGTATCAGACGGGCTGACTCTGACGGATACAAGAATCCAAACAGAAACCTGCAGCTCCAGCTCAACACTGACGGCCCTATTAagtatgtggaggtcctgggaggGGACATGTTGTCTCAGAGCCAGTCCTTCAGGTCGTGTCTCTCTCCGGTGTCCGAGTTCAGTGATTTCACCCTCGTTAAGCCCAGCAGCACCACTGACTTTAAGGACATGATAAACGTGCTTGATGCATCATTACCTGACAGTGCGTGGACGTTCGAGAGCCAACAGGTGAGCACAATTCCTGCTCAAATGAGTGTTATGCAAAT AGGCTATACGCTGCACAGCCCGCCTTAA